The Deltaproteobacteria bacterium genomic interval ATCCCATCCAAGGACACATTCATTAATAAACTAAAGGGAAAGCTAAAAGCCAAAATGGAGTTGAAGTTAGAATTATAATCATTTAAACGTATCATTTACAAAAAATGGAGTGGGAGACATTTTAGGGACGCCCTTTAGTTTTACAGTTTAGGAGATTTGGGAGATTTGATAGACGCCCTTTAGTTTTACAGTTCACGAAGGGGGATTCATATGCTAAGGGGTTATCATGCCTAGACGATGTGGGGCATAAATATATAATTAGTTTGACATGATGTTGGCGGTGAGGGAATTGGGATACGCGTTGACGGACTTATCCGGGCGTCTCGGGATGACCCAGCCCGGAGTGGGGTACGCCGTAAAAAGAGGCGAACAGTATGCCGAAGAAGACAACTTTCGGCTTATAGAAACTTAGTTATCTACTTATGCCTGTCCCCCTGAGTTATGCGTCCCCCTGAGTTATATTACCGTCCTCAGGTCAGTGTGGCGGCAGCATCAGCAAGAAATAGCTCCGGTGTTGCTGCTTGTTCGGGCAAAGGAGAAAAGGAGGGACTCACTTCATGGCCGTCAATTTTGAAAACATGCTTATCGGTGTCGCCAATCGCGGTATTCCTGCCCTTCGTGTCGGACGAACGATCAGAGAGATGGGCGCTATTTATGCGGCGTTTTTTACTCCAGTAGATAAAACCGCACCCCATGTGTCCAAAGCAGACAAGGCATTCAGCCTTTCGGTGGTGGGTGGTTACCTGGACATAGAAGAGATTGTGCGGATTGCGAAGAAGTACGATATTGCGGCTCTTCATCCCGGCTGGGGCTTTGCTGCCGAGGACAATCACTTTCCTTCCATCTGTGCAGAGCACGATGTTGTTTTCATAGGCCCCTCACAGGGTCCCATGAAAAGTCTCGGCAACAAAGTCAAAGCCAGGGAGTTGGCCAAGTCCCTCTCCGTGCCTGTGGTGGAAGGCTCCGATGGCGCGGTCTCTTTGGAGGAGGCAAAGAGGATCGCTGAAAAGATCGGTTTCCCTGTAATGATCAAAAGCGAAGGGGGCGGTGGTGGCAGAGGAGTTGTGGTGGTCCATTCGCAGGAGGAACTGGAACGTCAGTTCCCTAAGGCTTCAGGCATGGCTGAGGCAAGCTTCGGCAACCCCAATCTGTACATCGAACAGTTTCTTCCTGTGGTCAGGCACCTCGAGATACAGGTGATTTGCGACAAGTTCGGAAATGCCGTTGCACTCGACGAACGGGATTGCTCTTGCCAGCGAAGGTATCAGAAACTGTTAGAGATTACCCCATCACCATGGGGAGAGGCTTCTTCGGAGTTGCGCAACGCCTTGAAAGAGGCTGCCTTCCAGATGGCTACTGCAGTGGGATATGATTCCATCATCACGATTGAGTTTTTGGTCGATGACAAGCAGAACTTCTACTTCATTGAGGCCAACACCCGTCTTCAGGTAGAGCACGGCATATCAGAACTCCTGTACGGCATAGATATCGTCGAAGAGATGATACGCATTGCCTTTGGTGAAAAGCTCCGTCTCACAGAAGAGCAACTCAAGCCGAAGGGTTTTGCAATGCAGTGCCGGATCAATTTCGAAGACCCCCAGCGTGATTTCATGCCCAACTCAGGGACAATAACTCGCTATCTTTCCCCTGGTGGTGAAGGAGTGCGCCTCGATTCCTGCGTCTTTGGTGATTATGAATTTCCCAAGGCCTATGATTCTTTAGGGGCCTTGCTCATGACCTATGGCGGTACATGGGAAAAAACCGCCTCCATCATGGAAAGGGCCTTGTCGGAATATTTCATCGGCGGACTCAAAACAACCATACCCTTTCACAAGAAGATTGTTACGCATCCAGTGTTTAGGGCGGGCGAAGTCCATACCAAATTCATCGAAACCACGCCTGACCTCATTTCTTATCAGGAAGTAGTCCCGGAACATCTTCGGCTTGCAGGGCTCATGGCGGAAATTACGGCTGTGGGGTATAATCCCTATATCGGGCTCGGCCCCTACCGAACTCCGGAAGACGCAAGAGTCGGCCCCATGCCAACGGCCCAAGCCTCGTCTTCCACGGAGCCCTCAATAACAAACTATGAACCGCCCTTTAGGCCGGATGACCACAGAGATGTGGTCCTGGCCTATCTTCGAGACTCGGAGTTCGTCGAGTTCTCAAATACGACCCCCAGAGACGTTACCCAGTCAGAGTCTGGAAACAGGTTCCGCCTCTTTGACGATCGATTGGTCGGTCCCTTGCTCGACCAGTGTGGTTATGTGTCCATTGAAAACGGAGGAGGCGCTCATTACCATGTAGGTATGTTGGGGTGCATGACGGACCCTTGGGCGGAAGCCGAGGAATGGAACACCTTCGCTCCGAATACCCCAAAAATGATTCTCATTCGTTCCACCAACATCCTCGGGTATGCTCCGCAGGCCAGGGAAGTCATGGAACGAACAGGCAGGATGATCATCAAGGACTACCATGTGATACGCTGCTTTGATTTTCTGAACCACATTGACAACATGGTCCCTTTTGCCGAAATCGTGCTTCAAGCTGAAAATCGCATCTTCGAACCGGCCATCAGTTTGAGTTGGGCTGAAGGCTTCACCATTGAACACTACCTTTCCGTGTTGAATGACATCCTCTCTATGGTCGGTCGCATCTTGGGTTGCGATGAGGCAGGAGCCTCTAAACAAATCATTTTCTGTCTCAAGGACATGGCCGGGGTCTGTCCTCCGCGATTCATCTATGACCTGATCTCAGCGATTCTAGACGATTACCCGGAACTCATTATTCAGTATCACAGACATATCAGCGACGGTTTGGCAGTTCCGGCCCTGGGCAGTGCAGCAAAAGCCGGGGCCAAGATTCTCGACGTGGCAGATGGTCCGGCGGTGCGGTTTTACAGCCAGGCGGCCGTCTTGCCGGTGGTTGCCTACGTTGAAGGGGAGTTGGGCCTGAAAACACGCCTTGACAAAGATAAGATCCGGGAGGCGGCCTTTGTCCTAAAGCAGATCATGCCCGTGTATGATCATTACTGTCGACCCACATTCCTGGGTCCCGATCACGATGTGACCCGTCACGGCCTTCCGGGGGGCGCTACCTCAAGCAGTCAGGAAGCCGCCTTGAAGCAAGGATACGCTTTTTTGCTTCCCCATATTCTGCTCATCCTTGAACTGTGTCGAAAGCTTATTCGCTACCACGACGTGACCCCGGGCTCTCAGATCACGTGGACAAACGGTTACATGATGGCCGTCAAGGCATATGAGCGTGGCGGATTGGGGGAAGTGCAACGGATGATCGACCTGCTGAAGACCGTTACCTCCACCCCGGAAGAGGCCCTTGATGATAACGTCAAGAAAGACCGCCTGGTCCTTTTTTCCCACGCCAATGATGCCTTGAAGAACCTCCTTTGGGGCAAGTTCGGCAAGCTTCCCCTTGGCTGGCCTGATGACTGGGTGTATGAGTCTGTATTCGGTGAGAACTGGCGTGATGCCATAGCAGAACGCACGGAGGAAAGTCCTCTCAACTTCTTGCCCCCTGTGGACATGAAGGCCGTTGAAGCAGAGTTGGCCGAGCATATTGGACGTACGCCCACGGAAAATGAAGTAGTCAATTATCTCAATCACCCAGGAGACGCTTTGAAGCTGATAAAGAACCTCCACAAGTATGGAGAGCCGAATGTCTTGCCGGACGACATCTGGTTTGAAGGGCTCCAGCCTGGGGTAGAACGGGAGTTTGTCACCTCCGATGGAAAGGTACACACCATAAAGATCATACGAGTCGGCAAAACCCGCCCCCGTGGCACAAGAAGGGTGAGGTACAAGCTCGATTATGAAGTGTTCGTAGAAGATATAAAAGTGGCAGAGTCCGTCGAAGCAGGGCCCAGGCGCGAGATGGCCGACAGCAGAAATCCATATCATATTGGGGCGCCCTTTGATGCAGACCTGTGGCTCGTGCACAAAAAGGAGGGCAATGCTGTCAAAGCCGGAGAAGAGGTACTAAACCTTTCCATTATGAAGACAGAGTGCGCTGTCACTTCTGCTGTGGACGGGGTTGTAAAGAGGGTTTTGGTTTTTGCCGATTACAAGGCTGATAAGAAAATGGTCGCCGTGAAAAAGGGCCAGCTCCTCATGGAGCTGGCGCCGCCTTTTGAACGGTGCCCCAATTGTAATGCTGACATTGAAGAGGACTACAAGTTCTGCCCGAACTGCGGGCACAACCTGGAAATCCAGTGATAATTGCTGGGGGAATAGGGGCCTGTCAGCCCGTGCTTTAATGTTTCAAGTGGGACGGGCACAAATATATAAGTAGTTTGACATGATGTTGGCGGTGAGGGAACTGGGATACGCGTTGACGGACTTATCCAGGCGTCTCGGGATGACCCAGCCCGGAGTGGGGCACGCCGTAAAAAGAGGCGAACAGTATGCTAAAGAAAACAACTGTCGGCTCATAGAAACTTAGTTATCTACTGACTCATGGCAATTAAAGAGATATTCGACGCGGTTTTAGCGTTGGACCAAGCCCAGACTGCCGATATAGTCCAGGCCGAACTGGCCCAGGGTACAGACGTCATGACTATCCTCAACGAAGGGCTTATTGCGGCTATGGATGAAGTGGGCAAGCGGTACAGCCAGAGTGTATTCTTTGTGCCCGAGATGCTCATGGCCGCCCAGGCTATGAAAAGGGGTGTGGCAGTATTGCACCCTCACTTGGTAGGTGCAGAGGCCAGACCCAAGGGCACAATCGTCATCGGCACCGTCAAGGGCGACCAGCACGATATCGGTAAGAACCTGGTGGCCATGATGCTTGAGTGTGCCGGGTTCAAGGTAATCGATCTGGGTGTGGATGCAGACGCGGGCAAGTTCTTGAGGGCTGCCAGAAAAGGCAACGCTGATATTGTCGCCATGTCAGCCCTGCTTACCACGACCATGTCCGCTATGGAAGCTACTATATCCAAACTTAAGATAGAGGGCAGCAATCCCAAGACCATGGTGGGCGGTGCGCCGGTGACTCAGGCCTTTGCCGACAAGATTGGCGCCGACGGGTACAGTCCGGACGCCCCTGGTGCCGTTACTGTGGCCCGACGGTTGGTCGCCAAGTGAGCTCTCCCATGGGTTAGCCTGAAAATAAAGGGTTGTGGCACGAGTCATGAGCCGGTCCGACCCCAGACTAGCATTCCTATGAAACTGAAAGTGGTCGAAAACGACCCACTTATTGTGAACCAGGAACAGTCGACCATTATCCGCTTTCTCCCTGGGGCCATCTCTGCCGCGCCGGAGGAGGTGGTCCGCTATCTGGCGGGGAGCAGGTTTAAGGAGGATCCTAAGATGCATGATCCTCTGCGCGCTACCATTGAGCAGGCGATCCACCTGAGCTGTCCCGTTCTTGTTTACAGGCTCAACAGGGTGACGGCTCTTGATACTTCGGGAGGGCTGATCATGGAAAGCGGGCTTTGCCTCGAGGTACCCCAGGTTGAACGCCGCCCCAACACCCGATACCTTGCTTCGTGCGTCTGTAGCCTTGGCGCGGCTCTAGAAAATGCCTGCCGTAGGCTCACCTACCGGGGCCAGCTTTTTCAGGCCATGCTTCTGGACGCGGCTGGGGTAAGCCTGCTGGATGCTCTGGCAAACAAAAGTCATGAACTGCTTAGCCAACGAGCGCGGGGGATGCAGTTGTTTGCCGGCTGCCCTTTCGGCCCCGGTTACCAGGATATGCCCATGGAAACCCAGTCTCTCCTGTTCCAGTTGGTGGACGCTGGCGCTATCCAGGTGAAGCTCAACGAGAGTCTGGTCATGGAGCCCATGAAATCTCTCTCTTTTTTCGTTAGATTGAGCCCAACGGAAAACCGGAGAAGCCCTACCGTCAAGTGTCGGCGCTGTAACTTGAAGCACTGCCAGTTCAGAGCAGAGCGGTAATTGTACGTTAAAAAGGCAGAGCCACTTATGAGCTCGAACCGTCATGAAATTGTTTTGCTCTCCTCTGGCCGGCGCATCGAAGCCACCGAGGGGCAAACCCTTTTCCAGGCCTTGACTTGCGCCGGTATTCAGCTCCGCTCCGAGTGCGGTGGCAAGGGGATCTGCGCCAAGTGCCTGGTCGGCGTTCAAGAGGAGCCTGGAACAGAAGGCAATGGCCAGGTCGGCATGGATGTGGGCAGCCGGCTCTCACGCCTGGTGCAACGCCAGGCGTGCCAGTGGGAGGTCCAAAGCAACCTTGCC includes:
- a CDS encoding corrinoid protein is translated as MAIKEIFDAVLALDQAQTADIVQAELAQGTDVMTILNEGLIAAMDEVGKRYSQSVFFVPEMLMAAQAMKRGVAVLHPHLVGAEARPKGTIVIGTVKGDQHDIGKNLVAMMLECAGFKVIDLGVDADAGKFLRAARKGNADIVAMSALLTTTMSAMEATISKLKIEGSNPKTMVGGAPVTQAFADKIGADGYSPDAPGAVTVARRLVAK
- a CDS encoding pyruvate carboxylase is translated as MAVNFENMLIGVANRGIPALRVGRTIREMGAIYAAFFTPVDKTAPHVSKADKAFSLSVVGGYLDIEEIVRIAKKYDIAALHPGWGFAAEDNHFPSICAEHDVVFIGPSQGPMKSLGNKVKARELAKSLSVPVVEGSDGAVSLEEAKRIAEKIGFPVMIKSEGGGGGRGVVVVHSQEELERQFPKASGMAEASFGNPNLYIEQFLPVVRHLEIQVICDKFGNAVALDERDCSCQRRYQKLLEITPSPWGEASSELRNALKEAAFQMATAVGYDSIITIEFLVDDKQNFYFIEANTRLQVEHGISELLYGIDIVEEMIRIAFGEKLRLTEEQLKPKGFAMQCRINFEDPQRDFMPNSGTITRYLSPGGEGVRLDSCVFGDYEFPKAYDSLGALLMTYGGTWEKTASIMERALSEYFIGGLKTTIPFHKKIVTHPVFRAGEVHTKFIETTPDLISYQEVVPEHLRLAGLMAEITAVGYNPYIGLGPYRTPEDARVGPMPTAQASSSTEPSITNYEPPFRPDDHRDVVLAYLRDSEFVEFSNTTPRDVTQSESGNRFRLFDDRLVGPLLDQCGYVSIENGGGAHYHVGMLGCMTDPWAEAEEWNTFAPNTPKMILIRSTNILGYAPQAREVMERTGRMIIKDYHVIRCFDFLNHIDNMVPFAEIVLQAENRIFEPAISLSWAEGFTIEHYLSVLNDILSMVGRILGCDEAGASKQIIFCLKDMAGVCPPRFIYDLISAILDDYPELIIQYHRHISDGLAVPALGSAAKAGAKILDVADGPAVRFYSQAAVLPVVAYVEGELGLKTRLDKDKIREAAFVLKQIMPVYDHYCRPTFLGPDHDVTRHGLPGGATSSSQEAALKQGYAFLLPHILLILELCRKLIRYHDVTPGSQITWTNGYMMAVKAYERGGLGEVQRMIDLLKTVTSTPEEALDDNVKKDRLVLFSHANDALKNLLWGKFGKLPLGWPDDWVYESVFGENWRDAIAERTEESPLNFLPPVDMKAVEAELAEHIGRTPTENEVVNYLNHPGDALKLIKNLHKYGEPNVLPDDIWFEGLQPGVEREFVTSDGKVHTIKIIRVGKTRPRGTRRVRYKLDYEVFVEDIKVAESVEAGPRREMADSRNPYHIGAPFDADLWLVHKKEGNAVKAGEEVLNLSIMKTECAVTSAVDGVVKRVLVFADYKADKKMVAVKKGQLLMELAPPFERCPNCNADIEEDYKFCPNCGHNLEIQ